In one Corallococcus sp. EGB genomic region, the following are encoded:
- a CDS encoding ABC transporter permease, with protein MRALLARSSLRHLGGHPWLTALSLLGIAMGVAVVVSIDLASGSALRAFEQSTDVVAGRATHQITGGTSGLPEGVYTALKLRPDAPDAAPVVQGFVQVEGGNHRTLTLLGLDPFAEAPFRDFSTGGAVGDVGTLLTRPGTVVMGAKTARSLGVKAGDTLPVTVTGLRRELRVSALLTPAQETTERALESLLIADISTAQEVLGMEGRLTRVDLRLKGGEAQAALLRATLPPGAELLQTSGRAGTVEQMTRAFRTNLTALSLLALVVGMFLIYNTMTFSVVQRRGMLGRLRAVGVTRGELFAVVLGEALLLGIVGTAAGLLLGILMASGLVGLITRTINDLYFVVNVRRLSLEPFTLFKGLSLGLGATVLAALVPAWEAARAAPVTALRRSTVEDVSRGRAPRLAVLGLVLLAVAAAVLAWPTQALLPAYTGLFGVLLGSALLVPWVTEKLTVAAARPLGAMFGPLGRMAARGVTASLSRTAVALAALMVAVATTVGVGLMVSSFRGTVAAWLESALQADVFVSPPSLVARRGDSSLVPGLAEKLRSTPGVEASGSIRVIHVRINDVDTDLLAVDFAKGHERTYRFKEGRAEDVWRQLDASTDALIVSEPFAFHRNVHVGDTLRVATDKGPHDFRVAGVYFDYGSDVGTVLMPRATYEHWYEDRGVSGLSLFAAPGQDVDELVAHVRDRAGGEQALNVRANRALRQASMEVFDRTFTITQVLRLLAIGVAFVGVLSALMSLQLERAREFAVLRATGLTPGQLWGMVSLQTGLLGLLAGLFSVPLGLALAYVLVHVINQRSFGWTLQLVVSPGVVGQAVVLALVAAALAGLYPAWRMARANPAMALREE; from the coding sequence ATGAGGGCGCTGCTCGCACGCTCCAGCCTGCGGCACCTGGGCGGGCACCCGTGGCTCACGGCGCTGTCGCTGTTGGGCATCGCCATGGGCGTGGCGGTGGTGGTGTCCATCGACCTGGCGAGCGGCAGCGCGCTGCGCGCCTTCGAGCAGTCCACGGACGTCGTCGCGGGCCGCGCCACGCATCAGATCACCGGAGGCACGTCCGGACTGCCGGAGGGTGTCTACACGGCGCTGAAGCTGCGGCCGGACGCGCCGGACGCGGCGCCCGTGGTGCAGGGCTTCGTGCAGGTGGAGGGCGGCAACCACCGCACGCTCACGCTGCTGGGGTTGGATCCGTTCGCGGAGGCGCCCTTCCGGGACTTCTCCACGGGCGGCGCGGTGGGAGACGTTGGAACACTGCTCACGCGGCCCGGCACGGTGGTGATGGGCGCGAAGACGGCGCGGAGCCTGGGCGTGAAGGCGGGGGACACGCTGCCGGTGACGGTGACGGGGCTTCGCCGGGAGCTGCGCGTGTCCGCCCTGCTGACGCCCGCGCAGGAGACGACGGAGCGCGCGCTGGAGTCGCTGCTCATCGCGGACATCTCCACCGCGCAGGAAGTGCTGGGCATGGAGGGCCGGCTGACGCGCGTGGACCTGCGCTTGAAGGGCGGAGAGGCGCAGGCCGCACTGCTGCGAGCCACCCTGCCGCCGGGCGCGGAGCTGCTCCAGACCTCCGGGCGCGCGGGCACGGTGGAGCAGATGACGCGGGCGTTCCGCACCAACCTCACCGCGCTGTCGCTGCTGGCGCTCGTGGTGGGGATGTTCCTCATCTACAACACGATGACGTTCTCCGTGGTGCAGCGGCGCGGGATGCTGGGCCGGCTGCGCGCGGTGGGCGTGACGCGCGGGGAGCTGTTCGCGGTGGTGCTGGGTGAAGCGCTGCTGTTGGGCATCGTGGGCACCGCGGCGGGGCTGCTCCTGGGCATCCTGATGGCCAGCGGACTGGTGGGCCTCATCACCCGCACCATCAATGACCTGTACTTCGTGGTGAACGTGCGGCGTCTGTCGTTGGAGCCGTTCACGTTGTTCAAGGGCTTGAGCCTGGGGCTGGGCGCGACGGTGCTGGCGGCGCTGGTGCCCGCGTGGGAGGCGGCTCGGGCGGCGCCGGTGACAGCGCTGCGGCGGTCGACGGTGGAGGACGTGTCGCGCGGCCGGGCGCCCCGGCTGGCGGTGCTGGGGTTGGTCCTCCTGGCCGTCGCGGCGGCGGTGCTCGCGTGGCCCACGCAGGCGCTGCTGCCAGCGTACACGGGCCTCTTCGGCGTGCTGCTGGGCAGCGCGCTGCTGGTGCCCTGGGTGACGGAGAAGCTGACCGTGGCGGCGGCGCGGCCCCTGGGCGCGATGTTCGGTCCGTTGGGACGCATGGCGGCGCGCGGGGTGACTGCGAGCCTGTCGCGCACGGCGGTGGCGCTGGCGGCGCTGATGGTCGCGGTGGCGACGACGGTGGGCGTGGGCCTGATGGTGTCCAGCTTCCGGGGCACGGTGGCGGCGTGGCTGGAGTCCGCGCTGCAAGCGGACGTGTTCGTGTCGCCGCCGTCACTGGTGGCGCGGCGCGGGGACTCGTCGCTGGTGCCGGGGCTCGCGGAGAAGCTGCGGTCCACGCCCGGCGTCGAGGCGAGCGGCTCCATCCGGGTCATCCACGTGCGCATCAACGACGTGGACACGGACCTGCTCGCGGTGGACTTCGCGAAGGGCCACGAGCGGACGTACCGCTTCAAGGAAGGGCGCGCGGAGGACGTGTGGCGGCAGTTGGACGCGTCAACGGATGCGCTCATCGTGTCGGAGCCGTTCGCGTTCCACCGGAACGTGCACGTGGGCGACACGCTGCGGGTCGCCACGGACAAGGGGCCGCACGACTTCCGCGTGGCGGGCGTGTACTTCGACTATGGCTCGGATGTGGGGACGGTGCTGATGCCGCGCGCCACGTATGAGCACTGGTACGAGGACCGGGGTGTGTCTGGCCTGTCCCTCTTCGCCGCGCCCGGGCAGGACGTGGACGAACTGGTGGCCCACGTGCGCGACCGCGCGGGCGGTGAGCAGGCGTTGAACGTGCGCGCGAACCGGGCGCTGCGGCAGGCATCGATGGAGGTCTTCGACCGCACCTTCACCATCACGCAGGTGCTGCGCTTGCTGGCCATTGGCGTCGCGTTCGTCGGCGTGCTGAGCGCACTGATGTCCCTGCAACTGGAGCGGGCTCGAGAGTTCGCGGTGCTGCGCGCGACGGGGCTCACGCCGGGACAACTGTGGGGCATGGTGTCGTTGCAGACGGGGCTGTTGGGATTGCTCGCGGGGTTGTTCTCCGTGCCGTTGGGATTGGCGCTGGCCTACGTGCTGGTGCACGTCATCAACCAACGTTCGTTCGGGTGGACGTTGCAGCTGGTGGTGTCGCCCGGCGTGGTGGGCCAGGCGGTGGTGCTGGCCTTGGTGGCAGCGGCGCTCGCGGGGCTGTACCCGGCGTGGCGCATGGCGCGCGCGAACCCGGCCATGGCGCTGCGGGAGGAGTGA
- a CDS encoding lipocalin-like domain-containing protein: MGRGLVIGVVLVLAALGVAVGVVLRDTENSGPANAGGMTVASAMGGDGGAEGYARAMEPRPFQFPEDHGPHPDFRTEWWYWTGNLETQDGRAFGYQFTLFRSALTPEQSKRESGWATRQVFMGHFTLTDVSAGRFHVTERFSRAAQGLAGAEGTPFHVWLQDWDVRSEGSDTWPMHLRAQGDGVTLELTLHEGKPPVLEGDRGLSQKGPERGNASYYYSLSRMPSRGTVSVDGQTVQVQGESWMDREWSTSALSGDQVGWDWFALQLSDGSELMLYQLRKKDGTKDAFSAGTYVPAKGDAVHLTADDMQLEPKGAWKSPRGGEYPAGWRVQVPKVSLSLNVTPKLPDQELPVLVRYWEGAVTVDGTREGQPVQGRGYLEMTGYADVPRNEQTVRSRTP, from the coding sequence ATGGGGCGGGGACTCGTCATCGGGGTGGTGTTGGTGCTCGCCGCGTTGGGCGTGGCGGTGGGCGTGGTGCTGCGGGACACGGAGAACAGCGGGCCCGCGAACGCTGGCGGAATGACGGTCGCGTCCGCGATGGGCGGCGACGGCGGCGCGGAGGGCTACGCGCGCGCGATGGAGCCCCGGCCCTTCCAGTTCCCGGAGGACCACGGCCCCCACCCCGACTTCCGCACCGAGTGGTGGTACTGGACGGGCAACCTGGAGACGCAGGACGGGCGCGCCTTCGGCTACCAGTTCACGCTGTTCCGCAGCGCGCTGACACCGGAGCAGTCGAAGCGGGAGTCCGGTTGGGCCACGCGACAGGTCTTCATGGGGCACTTCACGCTGACGGACGTGAGCGCCGGTCGCTTCCACGTCACGGAGCGCTTCAGCCGCGCGGCGCAGGGACTGGCGGGCGCGGAGGGAACGCCGTTCCATGTCTGGCTTCAGGACTGGGACGTGCGCAGCGAAGGCAGCGACACGTGGCCCATGCACCTGCGCGCGCAGGGCGACGGGGTGACGCTGGAGTTGACGCTGCACGAGGGCAAGCCGCCGGTGCTCGAGGGAGACAGGGGCTTGAGCCAGAAGGGACCGGAGCGGGGCAACGCGTCCTATTACTACTCGCTGTCGCGCATGCCCTCGCGGGGCACGGTGTCGGTGGATGGGCAGACGGTGCAGGTCCAGGGTGAAAGCTGGATGGACCGCGAATGGAGCACCAGCGCGCTGAGCGGAGATCAGGTGGGCTGGGACTGGTTCGCGCTCCAGCTCTCCGACGGCAGCGAGTTGATGCTCTACCAGCTGCGCAAGAAGGACGGGACGAAGGACGCGTTCAGCGCGGGCACGTATGTCCCCGCGAAGGGCGACGCCGTGCACCTGACCGCGGACGACATGCAGTTGGAGCCGAAGGGCGCCTGGAAGAGCCCTCGCGGCGGCGAGTACCCGGCGGGCTGGCGCGTCCAGGTCCCCAAGGTGTCCCTGTCTCTGAACGTGACGCCGAAGCTGCCGGACCAGGAGCTGCCGGTGCTGGTGCGCTACTGGGAGGGCGCGGTGACGGTGGATGGCACGCGCGAGGGCCAGCCCGTGCAGGGGCGCGGCTACCTGGAGATGACCGGGTACGCGGACGTGCCCCGGAACGAGCAGACGGTGCGCAGCCGCACGCCGTGA
- a CDS encoding DUF6194 family protein, translating to MTGAISLEALAAYIRDAFRDVHMDTSTPDLFFFAGEERKFPFATIVTHDTEHDYHSELDRDGVFRLNLGVSKESFQKLFPEPDPNVDYADLDVVLPHPVYARMFWLCVLNPSHETLHVLRPYLKEAHAIQLQRGARG from the coding sequence ATGACAGGAGCCATCAGCCTGGAAGCGCTGGCGGCGTACATCCGGGACGCGTTCAGGGACGTGCACATGGATACCAGCACGCCGGACCTCTTCTTCTTCGCGGGGGAAGAGCGGAAGTTCCCCTTCGCGACCATCGTCACACACGACACCGAGCACGACTACCACTCGGAGCTGGACCGCGACGGCGTGTTCCGGCTGAACCTGGGCGTGAGCAAGGAGAGCTTCCAGAAGCTGTTCCCGGAGCCCGACCCGAACGTGGACTACGCGGACCTGGATGTGGTCCTGCCGCATCCGGTCTACGCGCGCATGTTCTGGCTGTGCGTGCTCAATCCCAGCCACGAGACGCTCCACGTGCTGCGCCCCTACCTGAAGGAGGCCCACGCCATCCAGCTACAGCGGGGCGCCCGGGGTTGA
- a CDS encoding Dabb family protein, with protein MFINLLRFRFKDSVSEAERAQALEAITRTAKSEAVSFSVVGRDLGNPADGFTHAYCVGLADLSALRRYFDEPLHRAGDLLFLPRVGRLWRMALTDDADPALGEKIQAMHAEKMAGDPEWAALLAAIPDLQLQG; from the coding sequence ATGTTCATCAACCTGCTGCGCTTTCGCTTCAAGGACAGCGTGTCCGAGGCGGAGAGGGCTCAAGCCCTGGAAGCCATCACCCGGACGGCGAAGTCGGAGGCCGTGTCGTTCTCTGTCGTCGGGAGGGACCTGGGGAACCCGGCTGACGGTTTCACCCACGCGTACTGCGTGGGCCTCGCGGACCTGTCCGCCCTGCGCCGTTACTTCGATGAACCCCTGCACCGCGCGGGGGACCTGCTCTTCCTGCCGCGCGTGGGAAGGCTCTGGCGCATGGCGCTGACCGACGATGCCGACCCCGCGCTGGGCGAGAAGATCCAGGCGATGCACGCGGAGAAGATGGCGGGGGACCCCGAGTGGGCCGCGCTGCTCGCCGCCATCCCCGACCTCCAGCTTCAGGGCTGA
- a CDS encoding helix-turn-helix domain-containing protein, producing the protein MLRRRKNKTPPLPPLCPLTECMRLLGGAWTANIVWRLSGDPRRFSELRSDIPRISAKVLSAKLRALEANGVLTRHAVASSPPSVEYSLTLLGRELLPVIETIVQVGMKLQRMQDAMPRSAPGTPRRPRAPATHRT; encoded by the coding sequence ATGCTCCGCCGCCGCAAGAACAAGACGCCGCCACTTCCGCCGCTCTGCCCGCTCACGGAATGCATGCGTCTTCTTGGCGGTGCGTGGACCGCGAACATCGTCTGGCGCCTGAGCGGAGACCCTCGCCGCTTCAGCGAGCTGCGCTCCGACATCCCTCGCATCTCCGCCAAGGTGCTCAGCGCGAAGCTGCGCGCCCTGGAGGCGAACGGCGTGCTCACGCGTCACGCCGTCGCCAGTTCACCGCCGTCGGTCGAATACTCGCTGACCCTGCTGGGCCGGGAACTCCTCCCGGTCATCGAAACCATCGTGCAGGTGGGGATGAAGCTCCAGCGCATGCAGGACGCTATGCCGCGAAGCGCTCCCGGAACGCCTCGGCGCCCCCGCGCTCCAGCCACGCATCGAACGTGA
- a CDS encoding NmrA/HSCARG family protein translates to MATKRETVLVLGATGVQGGATARALLKDGWRVRALVREPAGTKARALEAMGVELVRGDMGDRASLDHAVAGAYGVFSIQPSSGQQVYGVTDEDEARFGMSIADAAKAAGVEHFVYTSVLGLRPGTGVGHFESKWRIEEHIRASGLRATIVRPATFMELLLMPNFTPSRGALQFFAHPDQPMQFIAGEDIGVLAARVFADPRTHVGTALELAGDSLTGNALAEKIGRATGTSISYGRFPPEVLAALPFLGRIVELVDAGWVTGVADIAALRRLAPGLLTFDAWLERGGAEAFRERFAA, encoded by the coding sequence ATGGCGACGAAGCGTGAAACCGTGTTGGTGCTGGGTGCGACAGGCGTGCAGGGAGGCGCGACGGCGCGGGCGTTGCTGAAGGACGGCTGGCGGGTCCGCGCGCTCGTGAGGGAGCCGGCGGGCACGAAGGCCCGGGCGTTGGAAGCGATGGGGGTGGAGTTGGTGCGTGGAGACATGGGGGATCGCGCGTCGCTCGACCACGCGGTCGCGGGGGCCTATGGCGTCTTCAGCATCCAGCCCAGTTCGGGGCAGCAGGTGTACGGCGTCACGGATGAAGACGAGGCCCGCTTCGGAATGTCCATCGCGGACGCGGCGAAGGCCGCGGGCGTGGAGCACTTCGTCTACACGTCGGTGCTGGGGCTGCGTCCCGGGACGGGCGTGGGCCACTTCGAGAGCAAGTGGCGCATCGAGGAGCACATCCGTGCGAGCGGCCTGCGCGCGACCATCGTGAGGCCCGCGACGTTCATGGAGTTGCTGCTGATGCCGAACTTCACCCCGTCACGAGGGGCGCTGCAGTTCTTCGCCCATCCGGACCAGCCCATGCAGTTCATCGCGGGGGAGGACATCGGCGTGCTCGCGGCGCGCGTATTCGCGGATCCACGCACGCATGTGGGGACCGCGCTGGAACTGGCGGGGGATTCGCTGACCGGCAACGCGCTCGCGGAGAAGATTGGCCGGGCCACCGGGACATCCATCTCCTACGGGCGCTTCCCGCCAGAGGTGCTCGCGGCGCTCCCGTTCCTGGGCCGGATCGTGGAGTTGGTGGATGCCGGATGGGTGACCGGGGTCGCGGACATCGCGGCGCTGCGGCGGCTTGCGCCGGGCCTGCTCACGTTCGATGCGTGGCTGGAGCGCGGGGGCGCCGAGGCGTTCCGGGAGCGCTTCGCGGCATAG
- a CDS encoding TetR/AcrR family transcriptional regulator yields MKHSKNQPVEDATGGALRADARRNRERLLMAAHAVFSERGADASLNDVAKRAEVGIGTLYRHFESREALLAATCDERLLLLARESRERSEAQPPLEALRVFLSELVHSAGMYKGLAASLGIVLKSHTAGCDATTAEGQRLLEAAQRAGEVRRDILLDDVVCMAMAISLAAAQDAPDPKRLPRLTAMFFDGLRSRPEPLGARGSRRR; encoded by the coding sequence ATGAAGCACTCAAAGAATCAACCGGTGGAGGACGCGACGGGCGGAGCCCTGCGCGCGGACGCGCGGCGCAACCGGGAGCGGCTGCTCATGGCGGCGCATGCGGTGTTCTCCGAGCGCGGCGCGGACGCGTCGCTCAATGACGTGGCGAAGCGGGCGGAGGTCGGCATCGGCACGCTCTACCGTCACTTCGAGTCGCGGGAGGCGCTCCTCGCCGCGACGTGCGACGAACGGCTCCTGCTGCTCGCGAGGGAGAGCCGCGAACGTTCGGAGGCCCAGCCCCCGCTCGAAGCGCTGCGCGTCTTCCTGTCGGAGCTCGTGCACTCCGCGGGCATGTACAAAGGGCTCGCGGCGTCACTGGGCATCGTCCTCAAGAGCCACACCGCGGGCTGTGACGCGACGACGGCCGAAGGGCAGCGCCTGCTGGAGGCCGCCCAGCGCGCGGGCGAGGTGCGACGCGACATCCTCCTGGATGACGTGGTGTGCATGGCGATGGCCATCTCCCTCGCCGCCGCGCAGGACGCCCCGGACCCCAAGCGTCTTCCCCGGCTGACCGCCATGTTCTTCGACGGGCTGCGCTCCCGCCCCGAGCCCCTCGGCGCGCGCGGCTCGCGGCGGCGCTGA
- a CDS encoding SDR family NAD(P)-dependent oxidoreductase, with protein MNVLVTGATGLIGNAIAHRLVKQGAAVRALVRDVARASKLLPSNVHLIQGDVTAPGTLPAAMHDVELVFHAAGMPEQWHRDDSIFDRVNRQGSVNVLSAAHAARVRRVVYTSTMDVFAAPRGGELTEANVDPHPKPTAYERSKQDAERAVEAIRQQGLDVVYVNPAAVYGPSPVHVGLNSFFIQLLNKKAPLLPPGGMSVVYVDGCTDVHLAAAKDGVNGERYLVSDQFVSNADLALAIHLAAGVAGKPPPVAPVFLIEAMARVSAPLARVFPFTPLVAPGQLSFMRWEARVNAARAQRELAFRPTPLADGVARTVAFLREQGHIPRA; from the coding sequence ATGAACGTCCTCGTCACCGGGGCCACCGGCCTCATCGGCAACGCCATTGCCCATCGGCTCGTGAAGCAGGGTGCCGCTGTCCGCGCGCTCGTGCGGGACGTGGCCCGTGCCTCGAAGCTGCTCCCGTCCAACGTGCACCTCATCCAGGGCGACGTCACGGCCCCGGGCACCCTGCCCGCCGCGATGCATGACGTGGAGCTCGTGTTCCACGCCGCGGGCATGCCGGAGCAGTGGCACCGGGATGACTCCATCTTCGACCGCGTGAACCGCCAGGGCAGCGTGAACGTCCTGTCCGCCGCGCACGCCGCGCGAGTGCGCCGCGTGGTCTACACGTCCACCATGGATGTCTTCGCCGCGCCCCGGGGCGGTGAGCTGACCGAAGCCAACGTCGATCCGCACCCCAAGCCCACCGCCTACGAGCGCTCCAAGCAGGACGCCGAGCGCGCCGTGGAGGCCATCCGCCAGCAGGGCCTGGACGTCGTCTACGTCAACCCGGCCGCCGTCTACGGCCCCAGCCCCGTGCACGTGGGACTCAACTCCTTCTTCATCCAGCTGCTCAACAAGAAGGCCCCGCTGCTGCCGCCGGGCGGCATGTCCGTGGTCTACGTGGACGGCTGCACCGACGTGCACCTCGCCGCCGCGAAGGATGGCGTCAACGGCGAGCGCTACCTCGTGTCCGACCAGTTCGTCAGCAACGCGGACCTCGCGCTCGCCATCCACCTGGCCGCCGGGGTTGCCGGCAAGCCGCCCCCGGTCGCGCCCGTCTTCCTCATCGAAGCCATGGCCCGCGTGTCCGCGCCGCTCGCGCGCGTGTTCCCCTTCACGCCGCTCGTCGCGCCCGGACAGCTGTCCTTCATGCGCTGGGAGGCGCGCGTCAACGCGGCGCGGGCCCAGCGGGAGCTGGCCTTCCGCCCCACCCCGCTCGCGGACGGCGTGGCCCGCACCGTGGCCTTCCTTCGTGAGCAGGGACACATCCCTCGCGCCTGA
- a CDS encoding 4a-hydroxytetrahydrobiopterin dehydratase → MAYDRTLLSPDALQTFLTQHPAWKHEGGMIRRTYEAPSFLEGIAFVERVAKAAEAADHHPDIDIRWRKVTLALVTHDAGGLTSRDTALAAEADRLFSEGAAAR, encoded by the coding sequence ATGGCCTACGACCGCACGTTGCTCTCCCCGGATGCGCTCCAGACCTTCCTCACCCAGCACCCCGCCTGGAAGCACGAGGGCGGGATGATCCGCCGCACCTATGAGGCGCCCTCGTTCCTGGAGGGCATCGCCTTCGTGGAGCGCGTGGCGAAGGCGGCCGAGGCCGCGGACCACCACCCGGACATCGACATCCGGTGGCGCAAGGTGACGCTGGCGCTGGTGACGCACGACGCGGGCGGCCTCACCTCGCGCGACACCGCCCTGGCGGCGGAGGCGGACCGCCTCTTCAGCGAAGGGGCCGCGGCCCGGTGA
- a CDS encoding family 2B encapsulin nanocompartment shell protein — translation MANPDNDLANHESTSLSTAGARQLATTTKTQPVMQGISPRYLLSILPWVQVSGGTYRVNRRLTYTVGDDRLNFSNIGAKVEIIPQELLKLPLMRGFQDVDDLLIRTLASRFTQQQYKPGENIVEAGRSAEHVILIAHGKAQKLTAGKYGDPVVLETLADGDHFGDQAVVESNDVWPFTVKALTACTVMALPQEVFESLIAQSPVLKAHVERYTASLKKPQDKAGQAAIALAAGHHGEPVLPGTFVDYELKPREYELSVAQTILRVHTRVSDIFNDPMNQTQEQLRLTIEALKERKEWELINNPEFGLLHNADLKQRINTRSGPPTPDDMDELVSRRRKTRYFLAHPRAIAAFGRECNKRGLYPTVVDVGGAKFQAWRGVPILPCDKLPISRENTTSIIAMRTGQEDQGVVGLHNAGIPDEVEPSLTVKRMAVNDQAMTNYLVSTYYSAAVLVPDALGVLENVALGG, via the coding sequence ATGGCGAATCCAGACAACGACCTGGCGAACCACGAGTCCACCAGCCTGAGCACGGCCGGCGCCCGCCAGCTCGCGACGACCACCAAGACGCAGCCGGTGATGCAGGGCATCTCGCCCCGCTACCTGCTGAGCATCCTGCCCTGGGTGCAGGTGTCCGGCGGCACGTACCGCGTGAACCGGCGGCTGACGTACACCGTGGGCGACGACCGGCTGAACTTCAGCAACATCGGCGCCAAGGTGGAGATCATCCCCCAGGAGCTGCTCAAGCTGCCGCTGATGCGGGGCTTCCAGGACGTGGATGACCTGCTCATCCGCACCCTGGCCAGCCGCTTCACCCAGCAGCAGTACAAGCCGGGAGAGAACATCGTGGAGGCGGGGAGGTCCGCCGAGCACGTCATCCTCATCGCGCACGGCAAGGCGCAGAAGCTGACGGCCGGCAAGTACGGCGACCCCGTCGTGCTGGAGACGCTGGCGGACGGCGACCACTTCGGCGACCAGGCGGTGGTGGAGTCGAACGACGTGTGGCCCTTCACCGTCAAGGCCCTCACGGCCTGCACGGTGATGGCGCTGCCGCAGGAGGTGTTCGAGTCCCTCATCGCCCAGTCCCCCGTGCTGAAGGCGCACGTGGAGCGCTACACGGCGAGCCTGAAGAAGCCCCAGGACAAGGCGGGGCAGGCGGCCATCGCGCTCGCGGCGGGCCACCACGGCGAGCCGGTGCTGCCCGGCACCTTCGTGGACTACGAGCTGAAGCCGCGCGAGTACGAGCTGAGCGTGGCGCAGACCATCCTGCGCGTGCACACCCGCGTGTCGGACATCTTCAACGACCCGATGAACCAGACGCAGGAGCAGCTGCGGCTGACCATCGAGGCGCTGAAGGAGCGCAAGGAGTGGGAGCTCATCAACAACCCGGAGTTCGGCCTGCTGCACAACGCCGACCTCAAGCAGCGCATCAACACCCGCTCGGGTCCGCCGACGCCGGACGACATGGACGAGCTGGTGTCGCGCCGCCGCAAGACGCGCTACTTCCTGGCGCACCCGCGCGCCATCGCGGCGTTTGGCCGGGAGTGCAACAAGCGCGGCCTGTACCCCACGGTGGTGGACGTGGGCGGGGCGAAGTTCCAGGCGTGGCGCGGGGTGCCCATCCTCCCGTGCGACAAGCTGCCCATCAGCCGGGAGAACACCACCTCCATCATCGCCATGCGCACCGGTCAGGAGGACCAGGGCGTGGTGGGCCTGCACAACGCGGGCATCCCCGACGAGGTGGAGCCGAGCCTCACCGTGAAGCGCATGGCCGTCAACGACCAGGCCATGACGAACTACCTGGTGAGCACCTACTACTCCGCCGCCGTGCTCGTCCCGGACGCGCTGGGCGTGCTGGAGAACGTGGCGCTCGGCGGCTGA
- a CDS encoding family 2B encapsulin nanocompartment shell protein, whose product MSNDTKKFDDNNQSLGTQAARQLATTTKSEPQMQGISSRWLLKLLPWVQVSGGTYRVNRRMTYAVGDGRVTFTSTGARVQVIPQELGELPLLRGYEDVDALTALANRFEQKEYKAGEVITEAGHEADSIVLIAHGKVNRIGKGKYGEPVVLETLADGDHYSYQALLESQDYWQFTARAVTPVIALVLQQSAFEAVVAQVPSLQKHIEQFKARSKKKQDTSGQKAIELAAGHHGEPVLPGTFVDYETHPREYELSVAQTVLQIHTRVADLFNDPMNQTQQQLRLTVEALKERKEHELINNRDFGLLHNADLKQRIHTRSGAPTPDDMDELLATVWKEPSFFLAHPRAIAAFGQECNKRGIYPTSVEMNGNHVPAWRGIPIVSCNKIPVSESRTTSIMLMRAGEKNQGVVGLHQAGIPDEIEPSLNVRFMGINEKAIMNYLVTAYFSAAVLTPDALGILESVELGRS is encoded by the coding sequence ATGTCCAACGACACGAAGAAGTTCGACGACAACAACCAGAGCCTTGGCACGCAGGCGGCGCGTCAGCTGGCGACGACGACCAAGTCCGAGCCGCAGATGCAGGGCATCTCCTCGCGGTGGCTGCTCAAGCTGCTGCCGTGGGTGCAGGTGTCCGGCGGCACGTACCGCGTCAACCGCCGCATGACCTACGCGGTGGGCGACGGCCGCGTCACCTTCACCAGCACCGGCGCCAGGGTGCAGGTGATTCCGCAGGAGCTGGGGGAGCTGCCCCTCCTGCGCGGCTACGAGGACGTGGACGCGCTCACCGCGCTGGCCAACCGCTTCGAGCAGAAGGAGTACAAGGCCGGTGAGGTCATCACCGAGGCCGGCCACGAGGCGGACTCCATCGTCCTCATCGCGCACGGCAAGGTGAACCGCATCGGCAAGGGCAAGTACGGCGAGCCGGTGGTGCTGGAGACGCTGGCGGACGGCGACCACTACAGCTACCAGGCGCTGCTGGAGTCGCAGGACTACTGGCAGTTCACGGCCAGGGCCGTGACGCCGGTCATCGCGCTCGTCCTCCAGCAGTCCGCCTTCGAGGCGGTGGTGGCGCAGGTGCCGTCGCTGCAGAAGCACATCGAGCAGTTCAAGGCCCGCTCCAAGAAGAAGCAGGACACCTCCGGCCAGAAGGCCATCGAGCTGGCGGCCGGCCACCACGGCGAGCCGGTGCTGCCCGGCACCTTCGTGGACTACGAGACGCACCCGCGCGAGTACGAGCTGTCCGTCGCGCAGACCGTGCTGCAGATCCACACGCGCGTCGCGGACCTCTTCAATGACCCCATGAACCAGACCCAGCAGCAGCTGCGTCTGACGGTGGAGGCGCTGAAGGAGCGCAAGGAGCACGAGCTCATCAACAACCGCGACTTCGGCCTGCTGCACAACGCGGACCTGAAGCAGCGCATCCACACCCGCTCGGGCGCGCCGACGCCGGACGACATGGACGAGCTGTTGGCCACGGTGTGGAAGGAGCCGTCGTTCTTCCTGGCCCACCCGCGCGCCATCGCCGCGTTCGGGCAGGAGTGCAACAAGCGGGGCATCTACCCCACCAGCGTCGAGATGAACGGGAACCACGTGCCCGCGTGGCGCGGCATCCCCATCGTGTCCTGCAACAAGATCCCCGTCTCCGAGTCGCGCACCACGTCCATCATGCTGATGCGCGCGGGTGAGAAGAACCAGGGCGTCGTGGGTCTGCACCAGGCGGGCATCCCGGATGAGATCGAGCCCAGCCTCAACGTCCGGTTCATGGGCATCAACGAGAAGGCCATCATGAACTACCTGGTGACCGCGTACTTCTCCGCGGCGGTGCTCACGCCGGACGCGCTGGGCATCCTGGAGAGCGTGGAGCTGGGCCGCTCGTAG